GCGTACAGATGCTCGACGTCCCAGACGTCGACGCCCTCCATCTCGGACACCTCGTTCGCGAAGCGGTGCACCTCCGTGAAGCGCCAGCCCGCATCGCCGTCCGGGACGCCGAGCACCACGCGTCCACTCGACGCCCCGAGGTCGACGGCGGCGTAGGCGCGTCGCTCTGGAAGGGCTGCGGAGGGGGCTTGCATGTGCGGATCACGTCCTTGTGAGGTTTCCATCGTGTGTCGAAGCAATGTTATATCCTGTTGCTTCTCACACCAAATGTAATTTTTACGCGAGCATCTAGAATGAGCGCAGAGCGGTGCGGCCCGGAGCGGTCGGCGCCGAAGGCAAAGGAGTGCAGCGCCGATGGTGGTAAACAGTACGTTCGATACCGAGCGACGCCGCGATTCGATGACGGAGCGGCTGACCCGGGATGGGTCGCTGCTCGTCAACGACGCCGCCGGCGAGTGGGGCGTGCACCCGATGACCGTGCGCCGGGATTTCGAGTACTTCGTCGATCAGGGCATCGCGAAGCGGGTGCGAGGGGGGATCATCGCACTCCGCGGAGACAGCTTTCGGCATCGCCGCCACCTCAATGCCACGGCAAAAGACGCCATCGCGATGAAGATGCTCGATCTCGTCGAGTCGGACTCCGTCATCGCGCTGGACTCATCGACGACCATCAGCGTGTTCGCGGAGCGGCTGACCAAACTGCGCGGGGTGACGGTGATCACCAACGGGCTTCCCGCGTTCGAAGCGTTGCGGGGCCGCGACGGCATCCAGGTCTTCCTCACGGGTGGCGAGCAGGAGGTGCAGAACGACTCGCTGGTCGGCCCGCTCGCGGAAGCTGCGCTGTCGCACTTCCTGATCGGCACCGCCTTCGTCTCGACGATGAGCCTCGATCCGGGAGTCGGCGCGGGCGAGAACACCCTCGCGCAGGTG
Above is a genomic segment from Leucobacter rhizosphaerae containing:
- a CDS encoding DeoR/GlpR family DNA-binding transcription regulator, whose product is MVVNSTFDTERRRDSMTERLTRDGSLLVNDAAGEWGVHPMTVRRDFEYFVDQGIAKRVRGGIIALRGDSFRHRRHLNATAKDAIAMKMLDLVESDSVIALDSSTTISVFAERLTKLRGVTVITNGLPAFEALRGRDGIQVFLTGGEQEVQNDSLVGPLAEAALSHFLIGTAFVSTMSLDPGVGAGENTLAQVSYKRALAARSGRLVLAIDASKLGTQARFRSFDFSEIDVLVTDLGPSDPRLDPYRDLVGEIR